Below is a genomic region from Meleagris gallopavo isolate NT-WF06-2002-E0010 breed Aviagen turkey brand Nicholas breeding stock chromosome 5, Turkey_5.1, whole genome shotgun sequence.
AACCTatgagaaaatctttttttcagacATGCAGAGACACAGAAGCTAGAAAGAACGATCCAGTAGTCTACTATAGACATTTTAAGCCAGCATTTTGAGACATATCAAAAGTAAACTCTAGCTGAAGTACTCCAAATAAATTCCTACAACTatcccttttcctttcaaaaactgctaccaaaaaaaaaccaaaggaCATTTTCCACCACACCATTCCAGATAGAAAAAGTCTAAATTTTACAGTCTATTCTCAAACTCGTGTCTTAACAACAGCTGATATAAATTCATCACTTCGCCATGCCACAGCAGGTGGACACTTCTGCAAGTCTGAAGTACGAAACTCCCACACAAgtttttgctttgctcagtCCTAagtctatttaaaaataaaccaaggTACTTTTGAACAATACtcctttccatctctttttttcaaatttttataACACAGCCATCAACCAAGatattttatcttcagaaagatttttaatCCTTCCATCTAATTCAGTTATATTGGCATTGTGATTAGGTAGGCCTTGTAGCTATTTAATAGACAACAGTTGTACTACTGTAATATCTCTACCTCTATTCAAGTAAATAGAGATGGCAAGCCAAGTAAATTATATTGTTTTTGCAGACAAATGTTACACATATGCTATACAGTTTATATTTAATAAACCTTATAATTTATACAATATATAAAAACTACTTTATATTAAATATAGATTACTTATTAGATTGCCTTACAGTGGCATAATTGTTTCTGCAACAGGTCTTCCATAAAACACTTAATCTGTCTAGAAGAAAATCAGATCCATTTACCAAAACAGTTATGTAAGTCTTAAACACAGGCTAATCTCAAAATTTTTCCCAGTTTTGCTGCTATGTAGGGGCACTTGTtggaaaacatctgttttttaCCTGAAGCCATGAGAGTTTCCCATTACGACACAAATTAACACCTTCTCCAACAACACTGATAACATCCTGTTGCTTCAGGTGCAGCACCTAATGACAAATAGGGCTAAATGAATAGTGTTAGAGACTAATAGACAGAGAGACAAAATAAGTAGACAAATATAAatcacaaacaacaaaactcaaGTATACAGTGATCCAAGAGAAACAGGCAGTATCAGCCCAGTTAGAGACATGGCATTACAGAAGTAGAAACAATGACAGATTTAACAGAGGTCATGGATTAACTAAAGAATACAGACTCTCCTGATCTCCTCTTCAGAAATTTTCTTAAGTAGGTTTCAGGAACTTCCTCATGATCACAAAGGAGGTATTCTTTTTGGACAAACTCATCTTCTAAGGTATAAGAAATCAAACTGCTACTCTCACAGATACCAGAAGTTCCCAAATAATTAAGATAAGCTAACCCATACTGCAAATGCAATataaaaggagcaggaaaaaagcCAGCTTCTTTTCAAGCTAAAATTAGATTCCTCTGCAGTCAGGGAAATCTTCCCCTGTGGTAAAGGGATTGTTTTATCCACATGTGCACTATACATATCATAAGCAGTACCCAGATCTCAGCTGATTTAGTTGCAAGACAAAATGGCATCGAAGACATACAGCATTGCTGATCTAATTCAGACCTAAAAGCACTATTAGGTTTAGTAAGTCTATCATTAGTTCTGAAGCAAACCTTCTTACCAAATTCACTGATGCTATacacaatttaaagaaaaaaagcccaggtccaggcatttctgaagttccaaatgtccataaaaaaaaaaaagcacagccaATTTCCTCTCCAAACACTAACAAATCCTGGTACTGCCTTTTTAAGTAATTGCTCACTTACTAGCAATACTGACCCCTCACCTCAGTTCACAGCTGATACAGATTCTGAAAACCACAATCAACAATCAATGATATTTGCTGCAAACTCTTTCCATTCACATATGCACAACTTAAATATACCTTAATACCACCAACAACACCATTTCTACTTGACTTCAAGAAGCCAGTTACTATTTAGAACTCAAAATTCACTACAGCCCGCAAAAATGATTTCCAGTATAAGACCTCATGGAGCAATGCTGTACTGACAATTAGAACAGAAGAGGCTTTAAAGTCATATACACTGCATAAAAGCTTCAATTAATACTCACTGCTGGGCCAAATTTCTCCTGGAAACAATTAACAACTGTATATTctactttctcttcttcctccttccctaaaatgaaattaaaaaaaaaaagatgttttctctGCTTGAATAAACTCTTAGAGATGGTATATATTTCAATTATAATATCACTCTAGTTCAGCAATTCAGCTCTTATTTCTCTACTTCCTGAACACACAAACAGATCATAGAATAAGAATTGGAGATCGCAAAACTTTGGTTTGGGAAGGATTCTAAaactcatccagttccaatccccctgcagGAGGCAGTCACCTTCCACTAGACTGTGTTGCTaaaagccccatccaacttggcctcGAAAACCTCAAGGTATGGGGAATCCACAGCTTCAGATTACTGAACTGCTCACTTCAGATGTGCACATTCTTCAGCATGAATCAAAATTCTCACTTTCCCATGGAAAAAATGATACTCAAAAGTTgcagtgtgtttttgttttcttttgtctttgtgaTACATTAAGGAAAAAGATTTCAATTAATGAAATTGTACCTGTTAGAACAGCCCTAACATGCATTACAGGGAAGGTGAAAACATGTAACAATGACAGAACAGACAATGATACCACAAAACACCAACAGGTAAATGACCAAGAGCACTAACAGAATCTAGGACAGATTTTAGCATTTTTGAACACCTGCCTAACAATAtctaaaacagcaaaagaaaggctttcaaagattttcccttccccattcaCACACCCACGACAGCACAAAGACAATGTTCTTAACTGAGATATTGTTCAATTTCAAAGATAAGGCAAAATTTTAAAAGCGTGTCAACCTTGCCCATTTTCTCCCCCCACTTCCAAGGCCATTGCAAGTAACCTTCCTTCAGCCTACATAAGTAATGAGTGCTTGTCAAGGCTCTGTAAGAACAGTGAGCCTATTACTTCTTAGATCCATACCTGTGGTTGTACATAGAGCAGGAATCACTCAGCCAATTCAATGCAAATATCTTTCAAGCATAACAGCCAGCACAATAACAAAGAGCATTAGCCTTAATGAGCTTTCATTTACTTGTCATGCCACATACAATTCAGGGGCAAGTATAAGATTAAATAATCACCAAAGAGAAATGTTTACCAACTGAAGCACTTTGACTTATCCAAAAGATCAATTATACTACTCTGCCACTTTTACTGTTGATGTGAACCACAGGATAAACATTCTTGAAAGCAGGAGTTTCTTTTTGATGTCATGTACATAtctgaaggcaaaaagaatGTCTGCAGATAAGCTCCGTGCCTATCTGTCCATGACCATTGTTcttgcagagcacagcctgtcCAGATAACAGGCAAGTCAAGAAACTGCAGCTTCTAGGGAAGATACTGGCTAACACAAAGCAACTATACTACTTGACTGTGTATGgaaactgttgagtcacagcctgaaccactgattgagcacctggagaaAAGACCCGGTCAGCctcaggagcacaggtgaagacaattcagctgtgcaacgagaaagggtggagcctggctgcatctctcTCAAACCTTATCTAGCAGCTGACTGCCACCATGGAAGgctttttctggagatccctccccTAGGGAGTTTCCTCTGCTAAGCCAGATCCTCAGAGACAGGTGAACaatcttttcccttcctttgtaACATCTTCCCATCACACCGGTCTTTACAACTAACATTGACATTACCTGGGAGGGAGTTCATGTTATTCAAGGCTCTGAGCTGCCTCTCTAGGGAAACACATGGAGAATTCCCCAGGCCACCCTGTGCTGTTCCCATGTCTGCTCCTTTGTTCTCTTCTACAGCTGAAGTGCACCTGCAGGAGCAAAGCAGCCATACATACATAGCACAAAAGTAAAACATTACACACTGGATATGTGATTACAGGATTGGATATTTTAAcaaggaaaaattcttcatgCAATGCTATCCACCTGCATCCAACAACAAACAGCTACACATGAAGCAACTTCCTAATCATGCGTGTGCAATTCTAAAAGGAGAATTTGAAGCTATTCAAACGTGAGCTTATTCTGTCCCCAGGACCTTAATTTTACATGAAATTTGGGATATATGTCTGAAAGTAAAAAgtgaaaacacaaaccaaacagATGCTCACTGCAAAGCTCAGCTATGAAGgtttcaagggaaaaaagaattgCAAGGAAAGAATTGCCTGGCATAAGCTCAAGACCCCAACATCTGGGAATCTTGACACTGAATCCATAATAATTAAATCATTGATCAGATATTATAAACGAAGGCTAGTTTTACGAGTTCATAAATAGGTAAAACAGTTATATCCACTGAAACTTTGCTATACTTAGAAGAAGGTTATTCGATAACACAAATAGTAGCAAGTCAAGTCCAAAGAGTTGGCAGTCATCTACTTGAAATACATCACATATAAGATACTTCATTGCTATAACAGGACAttccaagacaaaaaaaagagtacTTCAGAGCAAAATATGGCTTACTagtaaacatttatttgtattgATATAAAAATATGCCACTATGATTATAGATCACCATCTCATACAGCCCTGTCtcaacataaaacaaaactctGATTCACATTTAGGTGTATCTGAAGAATCTTTCATCTAAAGTGGTATAGTGAAGgattaattcagaaataaatctgcTACATAAGTGAGCATATGTGCACATGTATATCTGTATATCtgttcaaagcaaaaaagagaCAAGGCAAAAGGAAGCAAGAACACTATTGCTGATTAGAAGTTCATGTGTTGGCTATATTTTAAGGCTGTTTGTTAGGTATCACTTCATTCTtgtcttaaaaggaaaaaactatTCAGGTCATTCCAAAAGACTCAAAAGCAGCCATCTAAGAACCACAGACTGCAGGAGCTTAAAGCATAATTTTACCAGCTACCTAAAGCTGCTCCTATGTTAGTTTCAGAGCAACTGTATAAACTTAACTCCTATGTACAACTGCCCTGGAACTATTcaacaaacacagaagaaatgttCATGGCAAACTCACCTTGAAAGCACAAACAAATCAAGATAATTATACCTACGAACAtcaatgggaagaaaaaagaaatatgctaCAGCctgaaaaagtcttttaaacaGTGGAAATCTGCTACTCATCCCCTTGCTCACCTCTTTTGAGGTGAAATACAAACTTGGCACAGTTGGGTTTAAACACCAGTGAGATATTGAATGCAAGTGTTGGCCTCCCTACCCAAGTACATTCCCACCCCATCTTCTAtcatgaaagaaaggaaatacttcAACATACTCAGACAGCACTGCTATTCTCTTCTGTGAATCTGGTTCATCCAGCAATTCCACTGCAATAGAAGTAAACAATTTATATTCTGGTGCTGACTAGCAACCTTTTGACAGTTATTTCtcaaaaaaaggagaaatatacAAACCAGAATAGGACATGGCTATATGAGAAAAAACCTCGAAAcggataaaataattttaaactcaTTCTGGTGTAGGAATTTACACAAGTGGTCTGTAAAAAGGTGTATTTCAGAACTTAAGTATTTAAACAAAGCTAACTAATGGCTTGCATCCCACCAAAACCAAAGTCAATATAGAAATACAACTAATTACCTTACATATAGTTAGGTATACAGGTACACaggaaaaagacaaatggaCACAGTTAAGCACTTGAAAAGTTCAGTAGTTGCTTTCTGGCTACTTCCTCCTCATTGTTTCCAAAGCAAGGTTTTATAGCAGATGACAACAGAAGTGCACAGGACCCTTACATACTGGAAACAATTTATATGAGCAATTCCATATTTTTATCATTAGTGAATCATAGAAGTGCTTGCATAAGCAGATCATTTAGTGGAGACTACCTTCACCTGTGCAAGTAAAAAGCAAAGCCAAATTAACTAGAACATTTAGTAATTTTACTTCCCAACCTTGCACAAAACACAAGAACATAACCCAATGAATGTGTAATTACTCCTTCCACCTTCAGGAAATAAACAGGGAATGCATGCATCTGAACTGATTAACTTCAAGCTGTTATTTTCATCAGTGGTTCTACTGAGCTGTTTATTATTTGACTCATAAGCTTTAATGCAGGACAGTCACAAGATCTCCACAGAGTGGGGAATTATTATTTCACCAGCAAACAACAGTGGAACAAAAGTTGTGTGATTTATACAGCACTAATTCCCACTGGTTTTATTAGAAAGTTGTACAACTGAGGAATTCAGCAGTGACCAAAATTGGACTGAACTAAGTGCACGTGACCCCATGCCTCAGCACTCATTAAGGCCTCACCATTGACTATTTCTTGGCTGTAAAACACCTTTACTCCTGGGGAGCTCCTGCCAGTTTCCAAGTTCTTCACTGCAATAAgggagtagaaaaaaaaatggagatgcATGGGTAAAAGCTTATCACTTGTAGAACAAAGCAAGATGAGAGGAGCATGTAGTTCTAGTAACTCAAAAAATCCAGTAAACATTAGATTAAGGATTATATGTAACAGTTCCACCATTGtacaaagcagtatttctgtacAACAGTTCCATACACTCAACAGTTGAAATTTTGATCTGCTGCATCATGTAATCTCAAATTAGAAAGCACAGACAACACAGACAAATGGAGTAACTGTTAACTTTAGGGCTGCAATTTATTCATCCTGGTGCCTGCTTTAGCACTGGGGAACCACACACCCACTCCAGCCAGGCGCAGACTTAGCAGCCTGTGGGCCACAGCCCTGCGGGGCCACGCTCGCTCTGAGCTGGCTTActcacaagaaaacaaagaaacaaacagaagccGTCAGCCCGTGAGGCAGCACCCGCCGCCAAGCAGGCTGCTGTAAGCCCGAGGCACCCGACGGCCCCCACACCGTCCACACTCGGCCGAGGAGACGCAGAGACTGCAATCAACCCCGACCTGAGTGCAGCAGAAGGTCGCGGCCGGCACTGACGTGCTGCAGCACGCCCTGAAACACGCCACACGTTAAGGTGAGCTTGACGCTCTTGTCCAGGGCGGCCTCCAGGCGCTGAAAGCTAATAGCCATAGCAGCCTCAACTCACACCCATACAAAGCGAGGCAGCAGCGGCGCCGAGACCCACTTATAGCGTGCGGGGGCGGGACTTCCACGGCCCACGCCCAATCCCGTGGGGAGCTCACCACACGGAGACGGCAGCGGGCGCTGCCCCGCGCACAGCACGCTGGGAGCGGTAGGCCGCCTCGGCTCACCTCGCTGACGTCGACCTGTCGGCGGGTGCGGAGCGNNNNNNNNNNNNNNNNNNNNNNNNNNNNNNNNNNNNNNNNNNNNNNNNNNNNNNNNNNNNNNNNNNNNNNNNNNNNNNNNNNNNNNNNNNNNNNNNNNNNGCCGGCGCTTCTGGCAGGGGGACACCTTCCATCGCGGCAGCGAGCGAGCGGTAAGCGCGGAGCGGGAAGCGGGGCGCCGCGGGACGGGCGGGCGGCCGGCAGCGGGGCTGTAACGCCGTCTCCTTGCTCTCTCCCCGCAGCCCGGCCGGGTGGTGACGCTGCTGGAGGATCGCGGGGTGAGTAGGGCGGCCGGTGCCGTGCCGGGGGCCGCGGGCAGGTGCGACGTCCCCGGGGTGTGACGGCCCGTCCTCTCGTTGCAGGCGTGCACGTGGGGCGTCGCCTACGAGGTGTGCGGGGAGCAGCAGGTCGCCGCCTCGCTGCAGTACCTGAACGTACGTGAAGCCGTGCTGGGAGGCTACGACACCAAGCTGGTCAGCTTCCACCCGCAGGACAAGGAGGCGGGGGAACCCATCCAGGCCCTCGTCTACATCGCCACGCCACAGAATCCCTCCTACCTCGGCCCGGCGTCCGAAGAAGACATCGCGGCGCAGATCATCGTCTCGAGCGGCTGTGCGGGCCACAACGTGGAGTATCTCCTGCGGCTGGCGGACTTCATGCGCTACTTCTGCCCGCAGGTGGAGGACAAGCACCTGTTCTCCATCGAAGAGGCCCTCATTgccctcctgccctgcctgtGCCACTCGGAGAAAGCCCTGGAGGAAGCGCCCGGCATCCCGCAGAAGGTCGAAAGGGAGAACTTCTTGCAGGGCTCCAGTAGGAAGGACGAAACAATCGGGACGGCCTGAGCTCTAACAGAACTATACAGGGCTGAGCGGACGGAAGGaaatggggagggggaagggaggaggcaAAGAGGCTGCACGGTTCCTGTTACACCCTTACCTGTAGCACCTGCAGCCATCGCTGCTTTCCAGGTGGGAAGCGGGGATCTGACTAGAGCTGTGCCCTAAGGCTTGATTTTTGGGGTGAGACCTGGAGCGCGTGCTTCCTCAGGAGGGGATAGAAG
It encodes:
- the CHAC1 gene encoding glutathione-specific gamma-glutamylcyclotransferase 1, with the protein product RRFWQGDTFHRGSERAPGRVVTLLEDRGACTWGVAYEVCGEQQVAASLQYLNVREAVLGGYDTKLVSFHPQDKEAGEPIQALVYIATPQNPSYLGPASEEDIAAQIIVSSGCAGHNVEYLLRLADFMRYFCPQVEDKHLFSIEEALIALLPCLCHSEKALEEAPGIPQKVERENFLQGSSRKDETIGTA